In a genomic window of Pedobacter sp. KBS0701:
- a CDS encoding RNA polymerase sigma factor, with amino-acid sequence MTATSIKEKPSQREALFMKLYKEAFPLVARHVSKMGGSFEEAKDIFQDALVVYYEKVQVSELKLKYQEKAYLFGIAKYLWIKRYQENDKHVTLDSPGFVFNEEMDLADTGYEEVSSGKLMHLLEQAGQKCMQLLSAFYYEKLDMDTLAGRFGFSGARSATAQKFKCLEKVKETVKAKSLKYEDIVE; translated from the coding sequence ATGACAGCAACATCCATCAAAGAGAAGCCCAGCCAACGCGAAGCCCTTTTTATGAAACTCTACAAAGAAGCTTTTCCTTTGGTAGCAAGACATGTAAGCAAGATGGGCGGATCATTTGAGGAAGCGAAAGATATTTTTCAGGATGCGCTGGTGGTGTATTATGAGAAAGTGCAGGTTTCGGAACTGAAGCTGAAGTACCAGGAAAAAGCTTATTTATTTGGAATCGCGAAATATTTATGGATTAAACGTTATCAGGAAAACGACAAACATGTTACCCTTGATTCCCCTGGTTTTGTTTTTAATGAAGAGATGGATTTGGCAGATACCGGATATGAGGAAGTTTCTTCAGGGAAACTGATGCATTTACTGGAGCAGGCCGGGCAGAAATGTATGCAGTTGCTTAGTGCTTTTTATTATGAAAAACTCGATATGGATACACTGGCCGGGCGTTTTGGCTTTTCGGGTGCACGCTCTGCAACCGCCCAGAAATTTAAATGCCTCGAAAAAGTGAAAGAAACC
- a CDS encoding AraC family transcriptional regulator → MIIAIMGINVGKNYGAWKKVGGSFDDLPVRGGLVTKRKEKHSFSFSDAELVQINIPGIYIVYGDILFKQHQMYFRPTYDVPDMIKLRFTLSGNGTIFNNVNKQQYTFNANQQNIIYMPDLDGTGQYDTGQSYRFFEVHFAKEKFLQLAEHSTKALQVLADDADTGRYTQLSEHNLPISWAMQHCIRDILDCDYPEGLKRMFIESKCIELLVLQAEAFERAISQKEPAALHSAYDRECIYHARDYLIANIHQPPSVAELAKLCGINEFKLKQGFKGLFDNSIFGYLSDYRLNHAKELLLEGISIKSVAFMLGYSSVQHFSNAFRKKFAVTPGKLNG, encoded by the coding sequence GTGATCATTGCCATTATGGGGATCAATGTTGGTAAGAATTACGGTGCCTGGAAAAAGGTAGGGGGCAGCTTTGATGATCTTCCCGTACGTGGGGGATTGGTTACAAAAAGAAAGGAGAAACACAGTTTTTCTTTTAGCGATGCGGAATTGGTACAGATCAATATTCCTGGTATTTATATCGTGTACGGCGACATCCTGTTTAAACAACACCAGATGTATTTCAGGCCTACTTATGATGTGCCGGATATGATTAAACTGCGTTTTACACTCTCTGGCAATGGGACCATCTTTAACAACGTAAATAAGCAACAGTACACCTTTAATGCTAACCAGCAAAATATTATTTACATGCCTGACCTTGATGGTACAGGCCAATATGATACCGGCCAGAGCTACCGCTTTTTTGAGGTACATTTTGCTAAAGAAAAGTTTTTGCAATTGGCAGAGCACTCCACCAAAGCATTACAGGTTTTGGCAGATGATGCTGATACCGGGCGTTATACACAACTTTCGGAGCACAACCTCCCTATTTCATGGGCCATGCAGCACTGCATCAGGGATATTCTCGATTGTGATTATCCGGAAGGCTTGAAGCGTATGTTTATCGAATCGAAATGTATTGAGCTGCTTGTGCTTCAAGCCGAAGCTTTTGAACGGGCCATTAGCCAAAAAGAACCTGCGGCTTTACATTCTGCTTACGATAGGGAATGCATTTATCATGCGAGGGATTACCTCATTGCCAATATCCACCAGCCACCATCGGTTGCTGAACTGGCTAAATTATGTGGCATTAACGAATTTAAGCTTAAACAGGGTTTTAAAGGACTATTTGATAACAGTATATTCGGTTACCTGAGCGATTACAGGCTGAACCATGCAAAAGAGCTACTGCTGGAAGGGATTTCCATAAAATCGGTGGCCTTTATGCTTGGTTATTCTTCTGTACAGCACTTTAGCAATGCCTTTAGAAAGAAATTTGCGGTGACGCCGGGTAAGTTGAACGGTTAA
- a CDS encoding class I SAM-dependent methyltransferase, translated as MEEQEDQNTLTLDKKINTLPPKNSLIFKLLQHLPLKKEAKVLEIGLSSTEHLSYLLQKAENISYSGTYINEAAIKEAFSTDEADGNAIELIKKTDHQLDFEDNSFDFCFTANTIYFWPDPLKYLTESYRVLKPEGKMNLAFVEKNFGGDLPWTQLDFTFYEIDEVKSFFKQSGFANIEVNKLTETVTDQNGKEVTKPFIMVSGQKK; from the coding sequence ATGGAAGAGCAAGAAGACCAAAATACATTAACGCTAGATAAAAAAATTAACACTCTCCCACCTAAAAACAGTCTAATTTTTAAACTTTTGCAACATTTACCCTTAAAAAAGGAGGCAAAAGTATTGGAAATTGGACTTTCTAGTACCGAACACCTTTCTTATCTGCTTCAAAAAGCAGAAAATATCAGTTACTCCGGCACCTACATTAACGAAGCTGCTATAAAGGAGGCCTTTTCTACTGATGAAGCTGATGGCAATGCCATAGAATTGATTAAAAAAACGGATCATCAACTCGATTTCGAGGATAATTCCTTCGATTTTTGTTTTACGGCGAATACCATTTATTTCTGGCCTGATCCCCTAAAATACTTAACGGAGAGCTACCGCGTATTAAAACCGGAGGGAAAAATGAACCTTGCCTTTGTTGAAAAAAACTTTGGCGGCGACCTGCCCTGGACACAATTGGATTTTACATTTTATGAGATTGATGAAGTAAAATCGTTTTTCAAACAATCGGGATTTGCAAATATTGAAGTAAATAAGTTAACGGAGACGGTAACCGATCAAAACGGAAAGGAAGTCACCAAACCGTTTATTATGGTATCAGGTCAGAAAAAATAG
- a CDS encoding plastocyanin/azurin family copper-binding protein, with the protein MKKSTYLLSLLLLGTGLVTVKAQTQTEKQIYPIVTVPIPKEIALEVGGMTFLPNDELAVATRKGEVWIITNPYMKNGQQPKYRLFAHGMHEVLGLNYIKGDIYLTQRAEITRLRDLDGDGEADEYSTMYSWPLSGNYHEYAYGPMLDKDGNMVVTLNLGWIGYGASLSKWHGWMLKFTPDFKLKPFATGFRSPAAMALNSDGEIFYAENQGDWVGSGSIMHVEEGDFVGNPAGLAWAGEPGSPVKLRKKDIPDTGEPEFEVAKRVRGLKTPSVWIPHSIMGNSTSGILNYSDNGNMGPFKGQLFVGDQSQSNINRVFLEKVKGVYQGVVFPFRRGFSSGILRMNWGSDGSMLVGMTSRGWSSTGKAEYGLQRLTWSGIMPFEVQTVKAQPDGFELEFTMPVDEKTARDAGAYKLSTFTYKYHHIYGSPVINQSPRSIKAIVVSPDHKRVRLVLDSLKEGYIHEIKMEGLRAENGNIPLLHDYGYYTMNKIPDGEKIALTAENKPTGNAPVAHHMEGMDHHQMGNMPAGGGVVKGNTDVGKHVTEQPETWTKGPDKTIVLGTKPGLKFDITNITLKAGTKVKLTFKNVDDMLHNFVLTTPGSGNAVGEMALKMGLDGEKYYFVPATPKVLAYTVLLQPGKSDTIYFTVPKTPGTYPFICTYPGHYMVMKGQMKVVK; encoded by the coding sequence ATGAAAAAATCAACATACTTATTGTCTCTTTTGTTACTGGGCACTGGTCTGGTAACGGTAAAAGCACAAACACAAACAGAGAAGCAGATTTATCCCATCGTAACTGTTCCCATCCCAAAAGAAATAGCACTTGAAGTTGGTGGAATGACCTTTTTACCTAATGATGAGCTGGCTGTAGCTACCCGCAAAGGTGAAGTCTGGATTATTACCAACCCATACATGAAAAACGGGCAGCAACCCAAATACCGCTTGTTTGCACACGGCATGCACGAAGTATTAGGTTTAAATTATATCAAGGGAGATATTTACCTCACTCAGCGCGCTGAGATTACGCGCCTGCGCGATCTGGATGGCGATGGAGAAGCCGATGAATATAGCACCATGTATTCGTGGCCATTATCGGGCAATTACCATGAATATGCGTATGGCCCTATGCTGGATAAAGATGGCAACATGGTGGTTACACTTAACCTGGGCTGGATTGGTTATGGTGCCAGTTTATCTAAATGGCATGGCTGGATGCTCAAATTCACTCCTGATTTTAAGTTAAAGCCTTTTGCAACCGGTTTCCGCTCGCCTGCAGCAATGGCGCTAAATAGCGACGGTGAAATATTTTATGCCGAGAACCAGGGCGACTGGGTAGGTTCGGGCAGCATTATGCATGTAGAGGAAGGCGATTTTGTAGGCAATCCTGCTGGCCTGGCATGGGCAGGTGAACCTGGTTCACCAGTTAAGCTGCGCAAAAAAGATATTCCTGATACCGGCGAACCTGAATTCGAAGTTGCCAAAAGGGTGCGGGGACTAAAAACCCCTTCGGTATGGATTCCGCATTCGATTATGGGCAACTCCACATCCGGCATTCTGAATTATTCAGATAATGGTAATATGGGACCTTTTAAAGGACAACTTTTTGTAGGCGACCAATCGCAGAGTAATATCAATAGGGTATTTTTAGAAAAAGTTAAAGGTGTATACCAGGGTGTGGTATTTCCATTCCGCAGGGGATTTTCATCGGGAATACTCAGGATGAACTGGGGCTCGGATGGCAGTATGCTGGTGGGGATGACTTCAAGAGGATGGTCATCGACGGGTAAGGCCGAATACGGGCTGCAGCGTTTAACCTGGTCGGGTATTATGCCATTTGAGGTACAAACGGTAAAAGCGCAGCCCGATGGTTTCGAACTCGAGTTTACTATGCCGGTTGATGAAAAAACAGCCCGCGATGCCGGCGCCTATAAACTCTCCACTTTTACCTATAAATACCACCACATTTATGGTAGTCCGGTAATCAATCAATCGCCACGTAGCATTAAAGCCATTGTCGTTTCTCCTGATCATAAACGGGTGCGATTGGTGTTGGATAGCTTAAAAGAAGGCTACATTCACGAAATCAAAATGGAAGGATTACGCGCCGAAAATGGCAATATCCCATTGTTGCATGATTATGGATATTATACCATGAACAAGATTCCCGATGGAGAAAAAATAGCGCTAACTGCCGAAAATAAACCCACAGGCAACGCGCCGGTGGCACACCACATGGAGGGAATGGATCATCACCAAATGGGCAATATGCCAGCAGGTGGTGGCGTAGTTAAAGGTAATACTGATGTTGGGAAACATGTTACTGAACAACCAGAAACCTGGACTAAAGGACCTGATAAAACTATCGTATTGGGCACCAAGCCAGGTTTGAAATTCGACATCACCAATATTACCCTAAAAGCAGGTACCAAAGTAAAACTAACCTTTAAGAATGTGGATGATATGTTGCATAATTTTGTGCTTACCACACCTGGATCGGGCAATGCGGTAGGTGAAATGGCCTTGAAAATGGGCCTTGATGGCGAAAAGTACTATTTCGTTCCGGCAACACCTAAGGTGCTGGCTTATACGGTATTGCTACAGCCTGGAAAATCGGATACGATTTATTTTACAGTACCTAAAACACCTGGTACCTATCCTTTTATTTGTACCTATCCGGGTCATTATATGGTGATGAAAGGGCAGATGAAGGTGGTTAAATAA
- the holA gene encoding DNA polymerase III subunit delta, giving the protein MTAAEIIKDIKARKFKPVYLLHGEESYYIDQVTDYIEDKLLNDAEKGFNQTVLYGKDTDMATVLGAAKRYPMMSDYQVVIVKEAQDLKWGKEDSSKEGEFVLNYFEKPLPSTILVLAYKYANFDKRKKIYKAINKSGLIFQSDPVRDYKLVPWIEEFIKEKGYKIDQQASALMAEYLGTDLSKIANEIEKLMLNVSKEVTINTDLVQRNIGISKEYNVFELQKAMAIRDVLKCNKIINYFASNPKANPTVMVLANLGGYFTKLLKYHYIPNKADAASALGVPPFFIKDYEVAARNYNTGKVFQVIGLLREYDLKSKGLDSTGNVDDGELLKELVFKIVH; this is encoded by the coding sequence ATGACTGCTGCCGAAATTATTAAAGATATCAAAGCCCGAAAGTTCAAACCTGTGTATTTATTACATGGTGAAGAATCTTATTACATTGATCAGGTGACTGATTATATTGAAGATAAGCTGTTGAACGATGCCGAAAAAGGTTTCAATCAAACGGTTTTATACGGAAAAGATACCGATATGGCTACGGTTTTGGGTGCTGCAAAGCGTTACCCCATGATGTCTGATTATCAGGTAGTAATTGTTAAAGAAGCGCAGGATTTAAAGTGGGGCAAGGAAGACAGTTCAAAAGAAGGCGAATTCGTACTCAATTATTTCGAAAAACCGCTGCCAAGTACCATTTTGGTGCTGGCTTATAAATATGCCAATTTCGATAAACGAAAAAAAATCTATAAAGCCATCAATAAAAGCGGATTGATTTTTCAGTCAGATCCTGTACGCGATTATAAACTGGTGCCCTGGATCGAAGAATTTATCAAAGAAAAAGGTTACAAGATCGATCAGCAGGCATCGGCGCTAATGGCTGAGTATTTGGGGACCGATCTTTCTAAAATTGCCAATGAGATCGAAAAATTAATGCTGAATGTTTCGAAGGAAGTAACCATTAATACCGACCTGGTTCAGAGAAACATAGGCATTAGTAAAGAATATAACGTTTTCGAATTGCAGAAAGCAATGGCCATCCGCGATGTACTAAAATGTAATAAAATTATCAATTACTTTGCCAGCAACCCTAAGGCCAATCCAACCGTAATGGTTTTGGCCAATCTAGGTGGTTATTTTACCAAACTTCTTAAATACCATTATATCCCTAATAAGGCCGATGCCGCATCAGCTTTGGGGGTGCCTCCATTCTTTATTAAAGATTATGAGGTAGCGGCAAGAAATTACAACACGGGGAAAGTTTTCCAGGTGATCGGTTTACTCCGTGAATATGATTTGAAAAGCAAAGGATTAGATAGTACCGGCAATGTTGATGATGGCGAACTCTTAAAAGAACTGGTATTTAAGATTGTTCATTAA
- a CDS encoding type I restriction enzyme HsdR N-terminal domain-containing protein, with translation MFTPTPLNLPPYPFKITQKDDVVFIFDELRKKHLVLTPEEWVRQHFIQNLILDKKFPRTLIQIEGGLVLNQLQKRSDILVYNTAGEKLMLIECKAPKVKITQSVFDQASRYNSIHQARWIVLTNGLQHVYARMDTEKGSFNFVEEMPEYWGL, from the coding sequence ATGTTCACTCCTACCCCGCTTAACCTTCCGCCATACCCATTTAAAATTACCCAAAAGGATGACGTGGTATTTATTTTTGATGAACTGAGGAAGAAACACCTGGTGCTTACCCCCGAAGAATGGGTGCGTCAGCATTTTATACAAAACCTGATTTTAGATAAGAAATTTCCACGTACGTTAATCCAGATTGAAGGTGGTTTGGTGTTAAACCAATTACAAAAACGAAGCGATATTTTGGTTTATAATACCGCTGGTGAAAAACTGATGTTGATTGAATGTAAGGCACCAAAGGTAAAAATTACACAATCGGTTTTTGATCAGGCCTCGCGGTATAATTCGATACATCAGGCCAGGTGGATTGTGCTAACGAATGGTTTGCAGCACGTTTATGCCAGGATGGATACGGAAAAGGGCAGCTTTAATTTCGTAGAAGAAATGCCAGAATATTGGGGGCTTTAG
- a CDS encoding Gfo/Idh/MocA family protein has translation MHRRSFVKTSALIGSGLFLGNQGFANLVADEIINVAMIGCGDRGKGVLSVIKSMPAKYNIKAYCDLLGFRLKEAEKYVPADAKAIKDYHKVLDDKTIDAVFIATPLSEHFKIAKDAVLAGKHVYVEKTMTYNIAQALELKKLVKQYPNHVFQVGYQYRYSPLYFKVKDMIQSGYLGKVSQIDCRWDRNGNWRRAVPDPALERKINWRMYKEYSGGLAAELLSHQIDFINWAFETQPDEIMGSGGIDVFKDGRETYDNIQAILRYNEKGMIGNFGATCGNAHDGYLFKIKGTKGSVSLLTNTGLFYPEESTKKELGIVDGVTGATKIVVNKDGGIPILDKATIDGTNYALDEFYKSIITRKEPASNINTGTQAAICVAMCNEAIYSGNKQVWKSEYSV, from the coding sequence ATGCATCGTCGATCTTTTGTTAAAACATCAGCCTTAATAGGTTCCGGTTTATTTTTGGGCAATCAGGGGTTTGCAAATTTAGTAGCTGACGAAATCATTAATGTGGCCATGATCGGTTGTGGTGACCGTGGCAAAGGCGTTTTGTCGGTAATTAAATCTATGCCTGCAAAATATAATATCAAAGCTTATTGCGACCTGCTCGGTTTTAGGCTTAAAGAGGCCGAAAAGTATGTTCCAGCCGATGCAAAGGCCATTAAAGATTACCACAAAGTTTTAGACGATAAAACAATCGACGCGGTTTTTATTGCTACACCTTTAAGCGAGCATTTCAAAATTGCCAAAGACGCGGTGCTGGCTGGCAAACATGTGTATGTAGAAAAAACCATGACATATAATATTGCCCAGGCGCTCGAACTTAAAAAACTGGTAAAACAATATCCCAATCATGTTTTTCAGGTGGGGTATCAATACCGTTATTCGCCCCTATATTTTAAGGTGAAAGACATGATCCAAAGTGGTTATTTAGGTAAGGTTAGCCAAATCGATTGTCGTTGGGACCGTAATGGAAATTGGCGCAGGGCTGTTCCTGATCCTGCTTTAGAGCGCAAAATTAACTGGCGGATGTACAAGGAATATTCTGGCGGATTAGCGGCCGAACTCCTGTCGCACCAGATTGATTTTATCAACTGGGCTTTCGAAACCCAACCTGATGAAATTATGGGCTCGGGAGGCATAGATGTTTTTAAAGATGGCCGCGAAACTTATGATAACATACAAGCCATTCTGCGGTATAATGAAAAAGGCATGATTGGCAACTTCGGGGCCACTTGTGGCAATGCGCACGATGGTTACCTGTTTAAAATAAAGGGTACCAAAGGTTCGGTTTCTTTGCTTACCAATACCGGTTTATTTTATCCTGAAGAAAGTACAAAAAAAGAGCTGGGTATCGTTGATGGGGTAACCGGGGCGACAAAAATCGTGGTGAATAAAGATGGCGGAATCCCGATTTTAGATAAAGCCACCATTGATGGTACAAATTATGCGCTCGATGAATTTTATAAATCGATAATCACCAGGAAAGAACCCGCATCAAATATCAATACTGGAACCCAGGCGGCTATATGCGTGGCCATGTGTAACGAGGCGATTTATAGTGGTAATAAACAGGTTTGGAAGTCGGAGTATAGTGTTTAG
- a CDS encoding DUF1080 domain-containing protein, with translation MLNIKKYSILALSLISLSAAAQKARPLFDGKTLTGWKAVAGAAPYKVEDGMIVGTMTKGTPNSFLITEKEYGDFILELDVKLEGETTNSGIQTRSHIKPEGNNGKGLVFGRQVELDPTPRAWTGGIYDEARRLWLYPLELNPAAKPLYKRNAFNHYKIECIGNETKTWVNGTPVAYVIDTLDKSGFIGLQVHGIGNNLDNDGKKVYFKNINIQTEGLKAKAFPKGIYTVNLTPNTLSAYEKSEGYKLLFDGKSSAGWVGAHKTVFPAKGWKIADGVISVEPSGGAESTNGGDIVTRDEYAAFDLSFEFKLTPGANSGLKYFVTLSENNKGSAIGLEYQVLDDELHPDAKLGRDGNRTLASLYDLMTAKKEARYLRPIGSWNNGRLVVYPDNKVEHYLNGVKVLEYTRGSEEFKKLVAISKYKDWKNFGEAPKGHILLQDHGNKVDFRTIKIKNL, from the coding sequence ATGTTAAATATCAAAAAATATAGTATTCTAGCCCTTTCCCTGATCAGCCTATCGGCCGCTGCCCAAAAAGCAAGACCATTGTTTGACGGTAAAACACTAACGGGTTGGAAAGCCGTTGCAGGTGCAGCACCTTATAAAGTTGAAGATGGGATGATTGTGGGGACCATGACCAAAGGCACACCAAATTCGTTCTTAATCACCGAAAAAGAATATGGCGATTTCATTTTAGAACTGGATGTGAAACTGGAAGGCGAAACCACCAATTCTGGCATCCAGACCCGTAGTCATATTAAACCAGAAGGAAATAATGGTAAAGGATTGGTTTTTGGCAGGCAGGTAGAACTAGACCCTACACCAAGAGCATGGACAGGTGGAATTTACGACGAAGCCAGAAGATTGTGGCTATATCCTCTGGAACTTAATCCAGCGGCAAAACCTTTGTACAAAAGGAATGCGTTTAACCATTACAAAATCGAATGTATTGGTAACGAAACCAAAACCTGGGTAAATGGAACGCCTGTGGCCTACGTGATCGATACCTTGGATAAATCTGGATTTATCGGTTTGCAGGTTCATGGCATTGGCAATAACCTCGATAATGATGGCAAGAAAGTGTATTTTAAAAACATTAACATTCAAACCGAAGGTTTAAAGGCTAAAGCTTTTCCTAAAGGAATTTATACGGTTAATTTAACCCCAAATACTTTATCTGCTTACGAAAAATCGGAAGGTTATAAACTATTATTCGATGGTAAAAGCAGTGCAGGTTGGGTTGGTGCTCATAAAACTGTTTTTCCTGCCAAAGGATGGAAAATTGCCGATGGCGTAATCAGTGTGGAACCTTCGGGTGGTGCAGAATCGACCAATGGCGGCGATATTGTGACCAGGGATGAATATGCTGCTTTTGACTTGTCGTTCGAGTTTAAATTGACACCGGGAGCAAATAGCGGGTTGAAATATTTTGTTACACTGAGCGAAAATAACAAAGGTTCGGCCATTGGCCTGGAATACCAGGTTTTAGATGATGAATTGCACCCTGACGCAAAATTGGGCAGAGATGGAAACCGCACTTTGGCATCTTTATACGATTTAATGACTGCTAAAAAAGAAGCCCGTTACCTGCGCCCAATCGGTAGCTGGAACAATGGACGTTTGGTGGTTTATCCAGATAACAAAGTAGAACATTATTTAAACGGGGTTAAAGTGTTAGAATATACGCGTGGATCAGAAGAGTTTAAAAAATTGGTTGCCATTAGTAAATATAAAGATTGGAAAAACTTTGGCGAAGCACCAAAAGGACATATCCTGCTGCAGGATCATGGCAATAAAGTAGATTTCAGGACCATTAAAATCAAGAATTTATAA
- a CDS encoding Gfo/Idh/MocA family protein, whose product MENSRRKFIKQSAVFAAATYVGTMGMSAKSYGRIIGANDRVRVGVVGFSDRFKDTLLPCFLNHNKELNFDIVGLSDLWNYRRDLGIAHLKEKFGHDIKACRNNDELYATKDLDAVIISTADFQHALHTIEAVKANCDAYVEKPFAETMDDAKAAFKAVKASKQIVQIGSQRRSGENYINAAKFIQDGKFGPITAVDLVWNVNQPGRWRRPDLVAKLKEEDIDWKRFLLNRPNEAFDPRKYLEYRLFWPYSSGMPGQWMSHQIDTVHWFTNLKHPRSVVANGGIYTWKDGRRNWDSMVAVFDYGQPDTTDGFQVTFTSRMQNSVGDVGEVYYSNGGELNLITNKVSPKGGLREKEAAAMGLKANLLPEFDLSKTEIKAATGANMGGDGLTSGHMRNWMECVRSRKTPNAPVEAGYSHSIANIMTNAAVRTGAKAVFDESRQEVIANGKVFKY is encoded by the coding sequence ATGGAAAATTCCAGAAGAAAATTTATTAAACAATCAGCAGTATTTGCTGCAGCAACCTATGTGGGTACCATGGGCATGAGCGCTAAAAGTTATGGCCGTATTATCGGCGCTAACGATAGGGTACGCGTGGGGGTTGTTGGATTTTCTGATCGCTTTAAAGACACCCTTTTGCCTTGCTTCCTGAATCACAACAAGGAGCTGAACTTCGATATTGTAGGCCTTTCTGATTTGTGGAACTACCGTAGAGATTTAGGAATTGCCCATTTAAAAGAAAAATTTGGTCATGATATTAAAGCCTGCCGTAACAACGATGAGCTTTATGCTACAAAAGATCTTGATGCCGTAATTATCAGTACCGCCGATTTTCAGCATGCACTTCATACCATCGAGGCTGTAAAGGCCAATTGCGATGCGTATGTAGAAAAGCCTTTTGCCGAAACCATGGACGATGCCAAAGCTGCATTTAAAGCCGTTAAGGCCAGCAAGCAGATTGTGCAAATTGGCTCGCAAAGAAGAAGTGGCGAAAATTATATCAATGCAGCAAAATTTATACAGGATGGAAAATTCGGGCCGATAACTGCTGTAGATTTAGTGTGGAATGTAAACCAGCCAGGCAGATGGCGCAGGCCAGATTTGGTGGCTAAATTGAAAGAAGAAGATATTGATTGGAAAAGGTTTTTGTTAAACCGTCCAAATGAAGCGTTTGATCCGAGAAAATATTTAGAATATAGATTATTCTGGCCCTATTCGTCAGGGATGCCCGGGCAATGGATGAGTCATCAGATTGATACCGTGCATTGGTTTACCAATTTAAAACATCCGCGAAGTGTAGTGGCAAATGGTGGTATTTACACCTGGAAAGATGGCCGTAGAAACTGGGATTCGATGGTTGCTGTATTCGATTATGGCCAGCCAGATACTACCGATGGTTTCCAGGTTACTTTTACTTCGAGGATGCAGAACAGTGTGGGCGATGTAGGCGAGGTTTATTACTCGAATGGTGGCGAGCTCAACCTGATTACCAATAAAGTTTCGCCAAAAGGAGGTTTAAGGGAAAAAGAAGCCGCAGCCATGGGATTGAAGGCTAATCTTTTGCCTGAATTTGATTTAAGTAAAACCGAAATTAAAGCCGCAACAGGTGCCAATATGGGCGGTGATGGATTAACCTCTGGCCACATGCGTAACTGGATGGAATGTGTGCGTAGCCGTAAAACACCAAACGCACCTGTGGAAGCGGGTTATTCGCATTCTATTGCCAATATCATGACCAATGCTGCGGTACGCACGGGTGCAAAAGCAGTTTTCGATGAAAGCAGACAAGAAGTAATCGCAAACGGAAAAGTATTTAAATATTAA